Sequence from the Thiomonas sp. X19 genome:
GCGCTCAAGATACTTGCCGCCAAAGAGCGCAGCAGTATTCAGGCGTTGCTGGCCGAAGGCATAAACGCGGTTTTCGCGCGTCGCCACGAGCCGCAGATTGCTGCACTGTCCGCAGTCAACGGCGAAGCCTAGACCTCAGGCATGAAGGCAACAAGGAGCTGAGGGACGATGACGGACGAAACCATAGAAAAGAAAAAACCGCGCCGCCGTGCGCTCAAGCCTGTCCCCGTGGACGCCTTCGCCAATCAGCAACTCAACCTGTTTCAAGGCTTCCTGGCGAACACTGACGACGAGCGCGACGCGCTATCGAATGCCATCGACCTTTGGGACAGCATTCCGCGCTACACCGTGCCGCGCAAAAAACAGGACGAGCTGCGCATGGCGGGCGGGTTTCTGCCCGTGCGCAGGGTCGATTTCCAGTATCGCGGCAAGTCCTATACAGCGCAAATCCGCCCCGCGCGCCTTGAAGTGAAAGACAAGGACGGCAGGCCGACCGGCGAGACGCTGGA
This genomic interval carries:
- a CDS encoding ribbon-helix-helix domain-containing protein, which gives rise to MPVADAKNVPAVANRVAPRVAPSREGRVLVGGHFAPEVQTALKILAAKERSSIQALLAEGINAVFARRHEPQIAALSAVNGEA